AGTAGCAGTGACGGTGGTGGCGGAAACAGTAGGGCGCACAGGGGTGGAAATGGAAGCGCTGACTGGCGTGCAAGTGGCGTTGCTTACCATTTACGATATGTGCAAAGCCATCGATAAAGGGATGGTCATGCAGAATATTCGCCTACTAGAAAAAATTGGCGGCAAATCTGGTCACTGGCAGTATCAGGCCTCTTAATCTTTGTCTGCCCATGCTAATGCTACTTTTATGAGTGGTATTAGCATGTTTAGAGTGCTTTCTCAAAATACACGCGATGGAATCCATCTTCCGTTCGTCTAGCGACTTCTACAAAACCAAGATGTGGATAGATAGACAGGTTTTCCGTCATCTTTTCATTGGTATAGAGCTGAATACTCTTTAACCCTAAGCGTTTTGCTTCTTCCTCACAAAATTTTATCAGTGCTTTTCCTATGCCACGACCTGTAACTGTTGGATCGACAGCTACATTCTCTAATCGCATTTCGTTCCCAAGCGGGAAATAAACGATGAAACCAAGTAATGCATCTTCATCTCTCACGAAAAGATACACTTACCCTTCTGCAATCTGCTTACCATAATCTGCCAGCATAGGGGCTGGTTTTTGACCTATCGCTGCTATATAGCGTTGGTATGCCTGTTCTGCGCAATGCAATATTGCCGCTAAGTCTGTTTGATTGGCTTTTCTGATCATGAAAGTCTCTTTCTAAAGGTGGTTTTCTCTATCTAGCTAAACATTATTGGGTAAATTGCCCCCTCAAACCGCCGAGAAACAGCCTCTATACTTTGTTGCAGACCTGAAGGTTGTCATTTTTCGTCATCAATATGCGCTTAAAAATTGCTGCAGGGTAAAAATTTTTCGGTTTTAAAAATAATTTTCACTGTTGAAGGTGTTAAAAAAACCTTTTTTCTTATGCATTGCAACATTGAAAATATAAATTTGTTCAAATATAAATTAAATATTTTTTGATTTAATAAAAATAGAAAAAAATTAGATAAAACTATGTTTTAAATTAATTTTATGTTTTTGCGTAATTTTTGTTATCCAAATTAAAACTGCCTAGCCAATCGAATCCAATTCTCTTCAAATCTTAATTCCAAC
This genomic interval from Leeia speluncae contains the following:
- a CDS encoding GNAT family N-acetyltransferase, giving the protein MRDEDALLGFIVYFPLGNEMRLENVAVDPTVTGRGIGKALIKFCEEEAKRLGLKSIQLYTNEKMTENLSIYPHLGFVEVARRTEDGFHRVYFEKAL